From Myxococcales bacterium, a single genomic window includes:
- a CDS encoding fatty acid desaturase, which translates to MGLRFAADVRTLLWVCMTIALVAFQFARPDYAPYLFWLSAYFALACGVIAHNHNHCPTFKNKRANELFGHVISIFYGYPTFAWIPTHNLNHHKFVNRAGDATITWRHSKKNNLLVLVTYPIISAYYQSEPTAAFIRQAKVKNPKLFRRIQIQYVVWLGSHAALLALAIWLHGTRQGLVLWSLVCLVPALFALWTIMVFNYVQHIHTDPWSDHSHSRSFVGFWTNFFLFNNGLHGAHHENAGAHWTKLPEIHAKYVDQVDPRLMHKSMWWYFFQQYFLAALFPSLGTTQVGRAPYDPPEGKPSALDLSASNVGIGEEGTNEIILRA; encoded by the coding sequence ATGGGTCTCCGTTTTGCCGCCGACGTTCGCACACTGCTCTGGGTGTGCATGACCATCGCACTGGTCGCCTTCCAGTTCGCGCGGCCCGACTATGCGCCGTACCTGTTCTGGCTGAGCGCGTACTTCGCCCTCGCCTGCGGTGTCATCGCCCACAATCACAATCACTGCCCCACCTTCAAGAACAAGCGCGCCAACGAGCTGTTCGGGCATGTGATCAGCATCTTCTACGGTTACCCGACCTTCGCCTGGATCCCGACGCACAACCTCAATCACCACAAGTTCGTGAATCGTGCCGGCGACGCCACCATCACCTGGCGCCACTCGAAGAAGAACAACCTCCTGGTCCTGGTCACGTATCCGATCATCTCGGCGTACTACCAGTCGGAGCCCACGGCCGCCTTCATCCGCCAGGCCAAGGTGAAGAACCCGAAGCTGTTCCGGCGCATCCAGATCCAGTACGTCGTGTGGCTCGGCAGCCACGCTGCGCTGCTCGCCCTCGCCATCTGGTTGCACGGCACACGCCAGGGGCTGGTCCTGTGGTCGCTCGTCTGCCTCGTCCCGGCGCTGTTCGCGCTGTGGACCATCATGGTCTTCAACTACGTCCAGCACATCCACACCGATCCCTGGTCGGACCACAGCCACTCCCGCAGCTTCGTCGGCTTCTGGACCAACTTCTTCCTGTTCAACAACGGTCTGCACGGCGCGCATCACGAGAATGCGGGCGCGCACTGGACCAAGCTTCCAGAGATCCACGCCAAGTACGTGGACCAGGTCGACCCCCGACTGATGCACAAGAGCATGTGGTGGTACTTCTTCCAGCAGTACTTCCTGGCAGCGCTCTTCCCTTCGCTCGGCACGACCCAGGTCGGTCGCGCGCCGTACGATCCGCCAGAGGGCAAACCGAGCGCGCTCGATCTCTCGGCCTCCAACGTCGGCATCGGCGAAGAGGGCACGAACGAAATCATTCTGCGCGCGTGA
- a CDS encoding MFS transporter yields the protein MAQSVPLPVPVITERKLLVVLAMVQFVNVLDFMMVMPLGPDFVDALGIPSSSLGLVAGSYTASAALSGLVGMLFLDRFDRRVALVVALGGLVVGTAAGGFATGLASLMFARVMAGAFGGPATALGLAIIADVIPPARRGRALGAVMGAFSVASVLGVPAGLELAHLGGWQLPFFAVATLGATVALAAASLLPSLTLHLVAARTAPPVALAEVVRRPVVLYSMAANLVTMLSIFVIVPNIATYLQFNLDYPRSRLGLLYFVGGVCSFFTMRVAGRLADRYGSSLIVAAGTALFAAAVVVGFVVERPLVPIMLVFVAFMISGSLRMVPMNALMTRVPRATERARYMSLQSTTQHIGAAVGAGLSSAILIEVPGGSVLRMREVALVAIGFAALFPLLIYAVEKRVRAAERSG from the coding sequence ATGGCCCAGAGCGTGCCGCTGCCGGTGCCCGTGATCACAGAGCGCAAGCTGCTCGTCGTGCTGGCGATGGTGCAATTCGTCAACGTGCTCGACTTCATGATGGTCATGCCGCTGGGGCCAGATTTCGTGGACGCCCTGGGGATCCCGAGCTCCTCGCTTGGGCTGGTTGCGGGCAGTTACACCGCGTCCGCGGCGCTGTCCGGTCTGGTCGGTATGTTGTTCCTCGATCGCTTCGATCGGCGAGTCGCGCTCGTGGTCGCTCTGGGAGGTCTGGTCGTGGGCACCGCAGCGGGGGGCTTTGCGACGGGGCTCGCGTCTTTGATGTTCGCGCGTGTGATGGCGGGTGCGTTCGGCGGTCCAGCCACCGCCCTCGGGTTGGCCATCATCGCCGACGTGATCCCGCCGGCTCGACGCGGGCGAGCGCTGGGCGCGGTGATGGGCGCATTCTCGGTGGCCTCGGTGCTCGGGGTGCCTGCCGGACTCGAGCTCGCGCATCTTGGTGGGTGGCAGCTGCCGTTCTTCGCGGTCGCGACGCTGGGCGCTACGGTGGCGCTGGCTGCCGCGTCGCTCTTGCCGTCGCTCACGCTGCACCTGGTCGCCGCGCGAACCGCACCGCCCGTCGCATTGGCGGAGGTGGTTCGTCGCCCGGTCGTCCTCTACTCGATGGCGGCGAATCTCGTCACCATGCTGAGCATCTTCGTGATCGTCCCCAACATCGCCACCTACTTGCAGTTCAATCTGGACTACCCGCGATCGCGCCTTGGCCTGCTCTACTTCGTGGGAGGGGTCTGCAGCTTCTTCACGATGCGGGTGGCCGGACGCCTCGCCGACCGTTACGGATCGAGTTTGATCGTTGCTGCGGGAACTGCTCTGTTCGCGGCGGCGGTAGTCGTCGGCTTCGTGGTGGAGCGACCGCTCGTGCCCATCATGCTGGTGTTCGTGGCGTTCATGATCTCGGGCAGCTTGCGCATGGTGCCGATGAACGCGCTGATGACGCGAGTGCCGCGTGCTACGGAGCGCGCGCGTTACATGAGCTTGCAGTCCACCACGCAGCACATCGGCGCGGCGGTTGGGGCCGGTTTGTCTTCGGCCATCTTGATCGAAGTTCCGGGCGGAAGCGTGCTCCGCATGCGCGAGGTGGCGCTGGTGGCCATCGGGTTTGCCGCACTGTTCCCGCTCCTGATCTACGCGGTGGAAAAACGCGTCCGGGCGGCGGAACGGAGCGGCTGA